The Acropora muricata isolate sample 2 chromosome 4, ASM3666990v1, whole genome shotgun sequence genome contains the following window.
TTGTGCGCATAAAATTGAAGTCATGATTGGTAATGATTCTTTCGTGGTTCGTTTTAAGGAATCTTCTCATTCGGAAGAGGAGTACCCAAAAGAAAAGACCGCGTCACACAAAAAGAAACGGCACAAGCGGTCACGCTCCAAGTCACCCGTGTCATCAGCCTCGGAATCAGGTTAGTGTGTGGCGTGACTTTCTTCTGTTGTGTTACGCAAGAATGTACTTAGGGAGAATGAGTCGTAAAAAGTTGAACTCGTTGTACTACAAATAACCCATAGGAGTGCAAGAttagacaaacaaaaaaagtaattttcgGGAACAGGTGGTAAAATCTGGAATAGCTTGCCAATTGAAGTGCGCCAGCTACCAAACGCAAATTGATAATCAATATTCGAAATTTCGTGTTGTtgttaaatttcctttttgcctcAGTCATGCGATGTCTGCAAAATTAACCTTTACTGTTGTAAAAATATATAGATGTTCGTGTAAGTTGTATGGAATTGGAAGATTCTGCCCTTGAAAATCCGTTCTTTTTAGGATTTTATTCGCAAATACCTGTTCGCACTGCCGCCCCGACTAGTTTTTGCTAACTGCAGTCTGTGCATTTTTAGAaatatttctatttttgtaataaaaagaaaataagtctTAATTAACTaagtcattatttatttttagaaccgGAAAAGGAGGCCAGCTctgcgaaaaagaaaaaacataagAAGGTGAGACAAATTTTCAAGATTAAATTTTGatttcgagttttttttttttttttgacttggTGTTAAAAAAAGGCATCTTATATTTTCGTTTATTTTtcagaaatcaaagaaaaagcgCCAACGCTCGGTAAGTGATTAactttagggagcttaaggagCAACAAGGGCAATGGCAAAGAAAACGGCATTTGGGACTATTTTGCTGACTGTTTTGTGATAATTGCTTCTTCCtagcatcctttattgttgacagagcaggCTGCAAATGCATGGGCGGGTAGAagtgccgttgaagtaaatgtagagaatgtttgctgttgtgtgttcCAGTTATCGTTACAACCTTAAAtctggaaatttcacgttgtcatttggcagactacgtcaaggaATTCTactaaaatgcgtgccgcacgtgcagcacgtgcagcacgattgtttttcctaATTCAaacaatcagatcattgttctctggcgttgtcgttgccgttccgtcgtccttgcttaagcacCCTTTTTATGAGTCTGATGGCGGCGATGATATTGTTAACAACACGTTAACAATATTCGTTAGTCATATATCAAAACGGGTGCGAGTTTTTCATCAAAGGTTTTAAACATCGAGAAACTGATGAGAGCATGAGGCATAAGGCCAAAGGCCGAGTGCTTTGATTACTTCCAGGTGTTTGTAACCTGTGATGAACAACGAAGAACGAGTTTTGATAAATGTTCTAAAATTGTTCacttaagaaagaaaaaaaaaattaactggcaCTGTATTTGCTGGGATTAAAGTGGACGTAATCTtgtctttgatttgttttgttttttcatacATGAATCTTGATGTCcaataagaaaaacaaatgaaaaccacGCCTGGTTTGGATATCTGATCCAAAACATGCGCATGAACTTTGGATATGAACtattaatgagttttagctGCAATCACCTACACGgtaattgaatttaatttgtGAGCGTCTTTCCTTTTAGCCTTCTGTTGAATCTGAGGGCGAGAGAGCTTACAAGGAGAAAGAAGCCAAAGAGCTGGATAGACGCGATCGAGACAGGgagagagaagaaaaaagtgCAGATCGAAGCAGAGAAGCAGAGAAAGACAGGAGCCGTGACAGGGACAGGGAAAGGGACCAAAAAGACAAGAATCGAGACAGGGACAAGGAAAAGGACCCTGACAGAGCCAAAAAGTACAAGAAAGCTCAGGATAAGGTGCTGACCCAATCTCCGTGAAgatcttgatatttttttctcaatctTTCCCAGCACAGGTCTCGGGAAGAAGTTCAAGTTGTCGACGAGAGCTGACATTGAACGCGAGGAGAAGATTTGGCTTTACTAATGCAAAATTCATTTCCAGAGATCGTATGCCCTTAAGGTCCTTCCCGTTGGTTTGTAGGAAGAACCAATCTGACCAGTCTTCTCCCGTTCTCACTTTGTGCCCAGAAGCGCACGAAAAAAGCCTTCTACAGTTGAAAACTGTTCTCCTTCGAAAGTTAACCACCATACACTGTCTTTTTACCTAATGGAAGCAAGGCCTTTAAATATTTGGTAGAAAGAAGTAGTGTTCCTTCCAAGCACTTTCTGCTTCGTCTTGTGCAGTTAAGCTTATTTTTGTAAGGtggttttatttatttcaaatagCTCTTTTTCCCACCAATCCATAAAAAGGTGTAGAAAGTGGCAGATGAGCATTGAAATCGACACTTCCCTGGCTGGAATgtctatgaaagaaatgaatttGTTCAATTGGATCGAGAAAAGTTCCTTTTTTTACCTTAAAGGGTGTTTCTCGATAATTTTTGGgcaagcaattttattttgtggtgCCGTCAGAATATTAATGTCCAGCAAtggaaaatggttattttaaTTTATCGAAGAGaacaaagttgttttatttttggaagaaaaagagaagagaatgaccatatcctggaattaaaaataaataatttgtaattatGTTTCTATAGTTGTCCAAGTTTGTAACTTCTCTTGTTGGAATTAAAACTCTTCATAAAGTTTGCTTCGTCGTTTCTCTGGCGGGCCTCAGCTTGGTTATTCCAGAAAAGACAGGTCTTGAAAGGGCAGCTAGGAGAAAACTGGATATTCCTTTAACAAACGTTACGCCCTAATTTAGATTTAACCAGTAAACGGCGTTGAGCTTTTGGAGTTGTTAATATTCGATGCTTTGCCTACGGTGTTAGTTTGAAGTAAATGTGATGGGTGGAAATTTCTGGCGCTTTTTTTAACCAATAATAAGGCAGTGGCAATTGTGACATGAGATTCCCGTATTAGTTGCATTGGTTTATTTGGAAGCGCTCAATTTACAAACTGCAATTGagaatttcttttcctttgtccATTGCTGTAACTACGCTTAATCTGTCGGGATTTCGTTCGTGGTACCAGTtcctaatttttttcctttttactaGACAGAAATAGGGCATATGGTTCTGGTTACTTATTGCAGTACTCACTGAAACTGAGTTGATCTTGGTGggacaaaagaggaaaaatgtATAGAATTACTTTATTTGGTGTGTCGGGTTCATACCCGTTTCCAtcctttcgttttctttgtGTCCGACGCCCGTGAGGTCTCTAGGTGCTTAGCAGATTTCACACCGAGGACTAATTGGTATGAACAAACCTTAGACACCTCGAATATATTCAGTCTGCAGACATCTCAGAACCTTAAAGATAATTCGGGAAGAGCATATGCAGGTTTGTCTTTTTTCTCAACTAGGAGACTTACAGTTGATTTGCTCGTTTCTTTTACAGAACCAGTGGGACACTACGTCTAGCGAGAGCGAAAGTGAATTGGAAAGCAGACGAAGAGCCCTGCTAAAACAACTTGGAGCTGCGGGAGACGCCTGATCCGTAAACGTCAAAACCACGTGCGCTGTACGGAAAGCAGCTTACCATCTCTCAATTGAAATAGGAAATTACGTCATAGAACGTAATCTGTACTTGATCGTTTGTCAACGTTATTTTTTAGGTTTTGTCATTATTCGCATCCTATTTTAATCTGCTGCCTAGTAACAAAGGAGTCTGAAAACCTAGCCCTCCCTTGCATAGCGTGAACTCAAGGGGTTTTATTGAGCTTAAAGCCCCGTCCTAGTGATGCAACTGTAGAAATTATGGAAGCCGTGTCAGTTATGACGTTATCACGATTGTTTAGTTGAGATTGTGTTAACATGAACCATTGCGTCGGTAATTAAACTTGACGTCCCTTACTCTGTAGAGATAGATagttgtgtttttgttgttgacacTCGTTTCTTGGGTTGTGTTGTCGTTAACAAGTCTGTACTGAGAATGTTCCAATTGTATTGTTGCAAGGCAGCGTGGCAAagtggttagggcgccggaCTCGAAATCTGAAGATCCGCTCTGACCTCCAGCTGAATTTGTTCCAGGTTGTCCGTGGTTCAACTCCTCTGCTGCGCTTGCGCAAAGCCAGCTGATCGACCTCCCGctagttgggattcttaacctttTAAGTTTATTCATTTCAGTACTTTGTTTCATTGGCTCTGAAAAGCCCTAGAGGGGAGAGGTCAATTCAGTATACATaagtacacacacacacatacataaGTTTTGCgacataattatttcaaatgagCCCACAAGGCTACATCCACTTTCCCATTTAATTCATATGTGGCTAACTTCCTCATCCATTGCTTGCATTAGCCAGTCAGTAAGAGGCTGATTGTCAGAGCAATTGACTTTACTACGGATGATTTATCTGGCTCGTGGACGGTCTTTGGGTTTAGGATTCACTCCTTTGTTCGTTTGTACGATTGATCTCCGAGAAAACCGCTCTTTAGTTGTTGGTCTGAAttgtttcaattatttttcGATATATTCGTTTTTGTTTCGAGTGCCTGCTAGCATTTGTTGCTCGTTTCTATAGATCGCAGTCTCTTTTTCACAGCATGAATTTCAAGCTTAAGTTCTTCAACCGTGTACACTACAGGCAATCGACTACAAAATTCAGCTAATTCATGGATGGCATTTGTCAAACAGGTATCGTCAGATTCCCGAGTATTGCGCTTACTAAAAATCTTAGGGATAATGACCTCGCACACGATGTGTAAATCTTGGTATTGCATTTCCGATGTGCAATACCCCGTGGTTGTATTACAGGCTGAGCAACAGATCTCGGACACCCCAGTCCAGCAGTCCGAGTCACAAGTACAATTTTTCTCTTTGAGAAGGCTCCTCACAAAAGCAAGAGGGTATGTTAAATCGAGATCAATGAATTTTACCACAAAGTCACTGGTGTATCCGAAATTGTGAAGGTTCGCATCGCAGGAAATTACCAAACCGTAAGGATTGTTTGACAATTCTAACGTGGCATCAATCAAAGAATACGCCAGCCTAAACTTTTCACGTTTGCTTGGGACATGAGTCGCAAGAAAAGCGTGAAGCATGAAGTTTATCTTCATAGGCAAATAATATGGAAAATGAGCGTAAAGATATTGGAGAAAGGAAAACACTGCTTGTAAAATTATGCCGCCCAGGTTATCTATGGCAGTCTGAATGGGTTCAACTGCTTCGGGAAGAAATGAGAGATCAATCAATTCCCATTTTTCCTCAAATACTTTTGCAGTCACATGAGGAACTTTTTCAAGTACGTATAGGCCTGCGCAGTATCCATAGAAATCCACGGTGTGTTCACTGTTATTTAAGGCCATCAACATCATTGCTTCGTTTTGTTGGAGAAGAGACATGAATGACCTTTCCTCCGCTCCTGTTATTTCACCATCGTTGTCACTGTCACCGATTGAGACTAAAAAAGATACGAGTTCGCCGCATCGGGCACAATCCCCAAAAAGAGCTCTAACTCGCGTTGAAATATCGTTCTCGTACGATTTCACTTCTTTGCCCTTTGCAAATTCTTGACGTTTTTCTAGCTCCTCAAACCAGCTCATGTTGATTTTCACTACCACTTCTCTTTCTCTCCACTTAGCTCCGAAAATCTTTTTTGCTGGAACAGTCGAGAGACACTCCGCAAAATGGACGTTTTCGTGTACGCAAAGATCCTTGCATAGCGATCCAGAGACATCTCCCGCCATAAACGCTGAACACTAAAGAAAATGTGAAGGAATTCAACAGTATGTCCAGATGCATGTCGAAGTGTCCAGCCACCCTTTTCATTGACTTCGATATCACTTCGAATACAAGCGAGAAATACGgtaaataaaggtcataaagtgtcctcccaCCTCGAGTTCTCAAAGAGGCCAAAGCAGTCGCCATAAAACCGCAACAAGGAAAACTACGAACGCCATTCTtaatattagagagcttaaagcaaccacgacaacgacgATGGGTgacgagaacgtcacaaattttcatatttaacatgaaaaaaacagtagttttgcacgctttgcataGACTATTTCTATTTCTGGTCATTTCGCAGCCGTTCTCGTCTTCTCCGTGACGTGAAATGAGCTGTTGGGCAGTTTAGTATGTGGAAGACGTGAACACATGATGATTTGGTATCATCAGTTTGGAGAGAACAagaaaaaatctaaaattaGATTGAATCTAATTCTAGCATACTTAGCATACATTTTGCAAACACAATAACGTGGAATAATTGGGAAATTATTGCAGGAACGCGAAGTTATTttttcaggtgacgttctcgctttcgtcgggGTTGTCCTTGCCTAAACTCGATGTTAAGGAAGATGGTTTACGCAGAGACATTTCGAGACGTTTTTTTTCTAATTGAGCGTGCCTCTAATTACGTGTATTCTTGAACATAATTGAGGTGGCAATTAGTCATCTGGCGCAAAAATTTCCTTGGCAACATTTCTGATTGTCTACTTACGATCTTTTCCAGGACTGAAATCATGTCACATTTGGAATGTGCGTGTAAGGCCATCCGCGAAAGAAATGCAACAGCCACCAGTGTGAGGAATCCCGCTGCAAGCTTCCAACCTTTCATCACTCACAGGGTTCTGTAACAACGGCAAAACTGATAATAGAAAATAGCTAAAGACAAGTACTTGATCGACATGGATTCTATAATAACATTCAGTAACTCATGGAAAGTTGCCGCGTCATTTTACttatgttaatacatgaaactCTTGTATTTGAACTACAGATTGAGACGACTCTTTTCTTAAGTGTAAGATCTTTGCAGTTCTTAGAAAACCTCAAAAGTTAAATGTGTTGAGAGTCCCGCTGTTACAGTGACAAGAGTTTTGATAGTTTGAAATCTCATAATATCATCAAACATGACATCCTGATCATATCAAAATATTCAACCACATCTGATAGTTTGAAATTCTGCAATCCCGCTTCCCGTATGTGACACTTTTTCGCAACTCATGGCCAAACAACTGCATTAAGAAGACGTTTCTTCCCAGGCAAATGACCttcaatactttttttttttcgaatttgtATGAAAGTACCAAGTCATCAACTCATGAACACACCTGTTCATGAATGTGTTAGATTTGTAAATGTattactgttgttgttgttgtttccaaatGGTTTTCCGTCCCCAATCCATTCTGGGATTTAAGAGATCAGTCAAGTTGAAAACGGGGAACTCCCTCCATGGCTATAATGTTTCCCAGTCATCAATGTTTTGCTCTTATAGTTGTGTATATCCAAGTATGCTCCAGAAAATCGTTATGATATAAATTGTACAACCTAAGTGAGGCGTGACGCACACAATTTACACTATATAACATAAGTCATCTCCAGCCTTGATGCCATTGAAATGTACTCACAATAGTTGAGGCTCGGAGTACGATTCTTCACATAAATTCGTTGACTAGAGAGAGTATAAATGTTAGAACAATGCAGACCAACATACCACTTTCACCTTTAAGAGCGCTTAATCTTTAACAAGCGCAGTGTATTCAATAACGTGTTGTTATACATTACCATATGCAAATAAATACAGCAGTTTGGATGATATGTTTTAGAATGGGATGTAAGTCGATGTTATTTGGTGCAACAAAAACTGTTACCCGTCTAGAAAATCGCCAAAGAGAAGAGAGTTTGTTCGAAAGATTAATAAGATAGATACACAGAACCTATATTGCTTATAAAAGACACAGAAACATTGTCGTACTGCCAGAGCGTTGCTTTGACGATTTCTTACACACTCCACACAAAATCATTTTATCTATGCTAGAGGTCCCTGAGGGCATGTGAATTGGAGTTAACTACACGCATGCGTACTTGCTGACCAACTCAAAGATCCGCTTGCTCTGGGTATTTTGATACGCAATCATCGTCTGTCCTTGATATGCTGATGCGTATACGCTATATGCTAACGTCATATAGGCCCGCAGCGCTTGCATGAATTACGAAAAGTAATGAAGTCGATTTGTTGTGTAATAGACCAAATACCTGAGTACTAGGTCTCGTTGGCCGATGAAAATATATACcggtgcttttttttttcatcaaactgCACGAGACATCATGTGTTTAACCAAAATCATACTCTCTTGGTTTAGCAACGGAAAAATACTGTTCGGCGCATGTCCAAGCTTTGGTGCTAGTTGCTTCGTTCGTGACTAACCGCGGCCATTGATTTAATGACTGTGATATGAAGATTCTGAACTTCACAATAGCTCGTTAGATTGTGAACATTTTCGTCGGAAGCAGAAGCAGACCGAAAAGCCACTGAGTAACTATGCACATGATATTTAAGAGCTTCTTTCTACTTTGCAATGACTCAATTTATGATGATGCTCATATTTCTTTCTCTTCGAAGACATTACCTCTCACGTACCCTGCTAAATAAAAACACTAACTGTGATAAGCCTGTGATTGAATATACCGTAAACAACGAaacactagggagcttaagcaaacacgacgtcgacggaagcaagaacgtcatctgaaaatgtaactttgcgtttctgcagttatttttcaattattcaaaatcattacgcttgaaaactgtgttataactatcctggaattaaattggaaccagcgcttgggacataagaagacaaaattgaacatttgtgatcatatgctcacgtcgtccacgcacctgcaaaactggtcatttcacgtcgtagaaagaacgagaacgtcttcaaaatgtcaaaaaatgaaaaatgcacgtgcaaagcgtgcaaaaatactattttgcatcgtcaaatatgcaaatttgtggggtttttgttgccgtcgtcgtcgtggttgcttaagctcccttctAGTATATATACAGTACTTGTTCGTACTGTCTGGTCGCTTCAGTCGGAAGCTGTATCGCTTAGCTTTCCCAAGTCTGTTAGAATTCTGCAAGGACtgaaaaccttaaatttgaacTTTACAATTAAGTTTAAAAGCAACCAATATTTTAGTCAACAGGTTCCTGGAGTAATTAGTGGATTCTGGCAGAGGTATTTTGTCCATTacccttttattcaaatttcCTCATTAAAATTGCATAGTGAGCGATGAGAATTAGTTCTCAAAATCAGTTGTGACCTTTTGGATAGCCATATTTATTGTGCTGCAGACAAATATGTTTCACAGCAGttgaaaaaaagataaaagctTACAGATGTATGGCTTTCACAAAGTATTCATAATATCATGCGAGAAGGAGGAAAGAAAGTTCCTTAAAATGAGCAAAAAGGTACATCAGCTTGAGGTCTGTTGGTGTCCCTTATGTCCACGTGAACAGTTATATTTGACTCCGTTGAGCCTCGTGAGGATTTGGATTTCTCATCATAGTCTCTTCTCTATCCCGCCGCTTGACCCTGGCAAACTGGTATTGAGTCCGAGAGACAGTTCCCGCGAAAAACCGTCGTCGTCGACTTCGCAGGAATTTGGCTTCcctgcaaagaatgaaaatcTTCTTCAAAGATCACAATCCACATCAGCAGAGCTTCGTCTCTTCCCGCTCCTTGGGAAGTAGAAATAACTGAAATTAGCAATTAACCCAAATCAATTCAAGTCAAATCTTATCAAAGGCTGGTTTTTGAAGAGAGCAGAAAACCGcagtacctggagaaaaacccCTCGatgcagagtagagaactacCAAACTCAACAGACATTATGCCGTAGATTCTGTTATCGATCCCGGGCCaaattggtgggaggcgagtatTCTCATCACAACGTCATCCCTGCATCACAAACTCTAAGCAACATATCTGTATCTATTGCCACATTCTCTAAGTATACGTAATTTCATAACTGTGTATCTCTGGGGAAAATATTCCCTATCTGGCAGTGACACTGAATATTTGCTCACTTCTAGAATTATAAGCCACGCTTTCATGTTCCCTTTGTTAAAGCCCCAGTCCTGTCACGGGTCTCCCTCTTTACTCAGTCCTACACAGGGCTTGAACCCAGGCGGGAAAAGAGAGTCTCTCTGTTCCCGCCTGGTTTCAAGCTCTATGTAGGGCGGGTTAAAGAGGGGGTCCCGGAACAGGtgtctgtttctcgaaagtcccgagaacttttcagATCCGGAAacccagttgtcaaactgcaatccacttgttttgaaaaactttgaacatgattttaatgtaagaaatcggattgcgaagtttgatggcttagaacctcggcgttatgaagatataaaaggaatcgtggcacccgaaataagtccgaaaagtttcggaacttttgagaaacaggccccacgACTTTTAAAGCAACCGAAAATAACACTGTTTTGTTCTCTGCTACGCGAAAGTGCACCACAGAGACGATGTTTTCACTGATTACATGCATccttaatcataaaaattataatttcatccattgtgattggtttaaaaaactcctatttcccactaatatTCACTTgtcaagttgttatcggacagttcaacaaaccaatcacattcaaagttgtagtttaaatcaaccaataacatttaaagctgTAGTTtaaatcagccaatcataaccttggtttcaatcaccatagaaacagtgtTGAAACACCTAAATTGGGGTTTcttcaaaatggagaatttttttccttttgaacaaTTTTATAGCAACCAGCAAATCCATTTTCACTGTAGTCAATTTTGGTGCGACATTAAACAATTTATGCatcttttgtcagttttttaatttaagttttcccgttgtcacataacttggctatttttcttttctcgggaattctaatttttatgattaattagtaataggACTtggtgtcgtccaattcggtctgtaatcatactcgtgataaacacaTCGGACTCCcactgcgcggtcgtccgattttatTATCACTTGTATGATTACACGCccaccgaattggactccactcagtcctattaccattacttacaTAATTAGAATCGGGGAAACGaagccaacaaaatttttacGAAAAAAGCTGTCACGAGCTTTTAACCGCTTAATAAGAACAGAAATACAAACGTTTCACTCAAGTAACAGAGCATCAGGTACAAGACAAGGAAAGCACTCAAACTTTGCCGTTTCATTTTCTGGTCAAGATCTGAGATaaaaaagaaaggcaaaaacAAACATGATTCGCTGATTTCCTAATCATTGCTTGGCATTCATTGCGCTCTATGTAAAGAATATGGTAATGGTTTCATGAAAATAGTTTCCGAAAGAGTGACCTGAAATGAGATAAACCAGGATCCGACACCTCAATGTACACAACGAGCGTTGCTGAAGTTTGTGGCGCAAAGCGAGAGAGACGCGAGCTGAAAGAGAAATTAAATTAACCAAGttatttttcagttatttttctttttgtctcctCTCGCGCACTGCGCTAAAAACTCTGATGAACGCCCCCAACACCGGTACCGATCCATATGTTACTTGCTGAAATCAGATATGTTGGGAGACCAGTCTTGTGGATCAATCAGGGGCATCCACTGGAAATGCCGTGGGAGTATCTTTGCAGCTGTTAACAGtgactgtt
Protein-coding sequences here:
- the LOC136915728 gene encoding divergent protein kinase domain 1A-like; protein product: MKGWKLAAGFLTLVAVAFLSRMALHAHSKCDMISVLEKICSAFMAGDVSGSLCKDLCVHENVHFAECLSTVPAKKIFGAKWREREVVVKINMSWFEELEKRQEFAKGKEVKSYENDISTRVRALFGDCARCGELVSFLVSIGDSDNDGEITGAEERSFMSLLQQNEAMMLMALNNSEHTVDFYGYCAGLYVLEKVPHVTAKVFEEKWELIDLSFLPEAVEPIQTAIDNLGGIILQAVFSFLQYLYAHFPYYLPMKINFMLHAFLATHVPSKREKFRLAYSLIDATLELSNNPYGLVISCDANLHNFGYTSDFVVKFIDLDLTYPLAFVRSLLKEKNCTCDSDCWTGVSEICCSACNTTTGYCTSEMQYQDLHIVCEVIIPKIFSKRNTRESDDTCLTNAIHELAEFCSRLPVVYTVEELKLEIHAVKKRLRSIETSNKC